One stretch of Treponema pectinovorum DNA includes these proteins:
- a CDS encoding chitobiase/beta-hexosaminidase C-terminal domain-containing protein, with the protein MNKKFVLFFSILFFTGLTFAQRVISPVAGNFNNKQVLVIDVADKAECFYSLSGTDPLVSGFAYDGPVLIDSVGRVNVKVTAVKGDLKEEVEINYNVQEINPFEEGSEEDSFIKNIVFKGIFPYSTEETFSIPKSFYYKLGEGNIPYLEGANLSLDSQNRLSRYLPCTVKNGKKSWRFVIFTSAEFVGTLSKFYVPFEIRDWNTFAFTGEKLIWSIDGGIWSASKIPVTLDRSIPHTVSWQSVAYEKGNPVQSFVLPSEPVLKMDVTPQKSVNFLIDGDLRYRMELVSSGVSGSLIADGGLFTTATFDTFEGDSISGEAVFAFYADGVFQGNKRAYFLVDKQPPLPPEFISDKIGFYSRGQVELKLKAESDAKIFYAVSEPLKISEKLVAQGMDYNSKEFDEWQAGNFKLYSNSFSLNGEEKNPVFYKVCAYACDESGNFSSISEYRVVIDGYNYYLDSNASPIDADGSSQKPFANFEQALTVINSNKSSRFYVKGNFILPQKENIISSNCYFIARDDCNFIFPEGATLLVQGASLECENIILKKELKNDDTSTAKNLSQKTFLTLNNSTASFKDCEILALFLDSGTAFSAENSVLELLNTGLTVQSSYYGCALNAIDSKIFLKSSRVSVVASTSVNFSINGGLFECRNTDAKVVSQLGRIAEFSKANVKLSGNVYSGEFEKKLRGLTPIWADKDTLILEDSANASQGF; encoded by the coding sequence ATGAATAAAAAGTTTGTTTTGTTTTTTTCAATTCTTTTTTTTACGGGTTTAACCTTTGCTCAAAGGGTAATTTCTCCAGTTGCAGGAAATTTTAACAACAAGCAGGTTTTGGTAATCGATGTTGCCGACAAAGCCGAATGCTTTTATTCACTTTCTGGAACAGATCCTCTTGTCTCTGGTTTTGCGTATGACGGTCCTGTCTTAATAGATTCTGTTGGAAGAGTAAACGTAAAAGTTACCGCTGTAAAAGGTGATTTAAAAGAAGAAGTTGAAATAAACTACAATGTTCAAGAGATAAATCCATTCGAAGAAGGCTCGGAAGAAGATTCTTTCATCAAAAATATCGTTTTTAAAGGAATTTTTCCTTATTCTACAGAAGAGACGTTTTCTATTCCAAAATCTTTTTATTATAAACTCGGCGAAGGAAATATACCTTATCTTGAAGGTGCAAATCTTTCTTTAGATTCTCAAAATCGACTTTCGAGGTATCTTCCTTGTACTGTTAAAAATGGCAAAAAATCCTGGCGGTTTGTAATATTTACAAGTGCGGAATTTGTTGGAACGCTTTCTAAATTTTATGTTCCTTTTGAAATTCGAGATTGGAACACTTTTGCTTTTACAGGCGAAAAACTTATTTGGAGCATAGACGGCGGAATTTGGTCAGCTTCAAAAATTCCTGTTACTTTAGACAGGAGCATTCCGCATACTGTTAGTTGGCAGAGTGTTGCTTATGAAAAGGGAAATCCTGTTCAAAGTTTTGTGTTGCCTAGCGAGCCTGTTTTAAAAATGGATGTTACACCACAAAAAAGCGTAAATTTTTTGATTGATGGAGATTTGCGTTATAGGATGGAACTCGTTTCGTCTGGTGTAAGTGGAAGTCTTATAGCTGACGGAGGACTTTTTACAACTGCAACCTTTGATACTTTTGAAGGTGACAGCATCAGCGGAGAAGCGGTTTTTGCTTTTTATGCAGATGGAGTTTTTCAAGGCAATAAAAGAGCGTATTTTTTAGTGGATAAACAGCCTCCTCTTCCTCCAGAGTTTATAAGCGATAAAATTGGTTTTTATTCACGAGGGCAAGTTGAGTTAAAATTAAAGGCCGAAAGCGATGCAAAAATTTTTTATGCAGTAAGCGAGCCACTAAAAATTTCAGAAAAACTTGTCGCTCAAGGGATGGACTATAATTCAAAAGAGTTCGATGAATGGCAGGCGGGAAATTTTAAACTCTATTCCAATTCGTTTTCTTTGAATGGGGAAGAGAAAAATCCTGTTTTTTATAAAGTTTGTGCCTATGCCTGTGACGAAAGCGGAAATTTCAGTTCAATTTCCGAATATCGCGTTGTTATAGACGGCTACAATTATTATTTGGATTCAAATGCTTCTCCTATTGATGCAGATGGCAGCAGTCAAAAACCTTTTGCAAATTTTGAACAGGCATTAACCGTAATCAATTCAAATAAATCTTCGCGTTTTTATGTAAAGGGAAATTTTATCTTGCCTCAAAAAGAAAATATTATTTCTTCAAATTGTTATTTTATTGCCCGTGATGATTGCAATTTTATTTTTCCAGAAGGAGCAACGCTTTTAGTACAGGGCGCAAGTTTGGAATGCGAAAATATCATTTTGAAAAAAGAACTTAAAAATGATGATACTAGCACGGCAAAAAATCTATCCCAAAAAACTTTTTTAACCTTGAATAATTCAACTGCAAGTTTTAAGGATTGCGAAATTTTAGCGTTATTTTTAGATAGCGGGACTGCATTTTCCGCAGAAAATTCCGTGCTTGAATTGTTGAATACGGGGCTTACGGTTCAATCTTCTTACTATGGTTGTGCCTTAAATGCGATTGATTCAAAAATATTTTTAAAATCTTCCAGAGTTTCGGTTGTTGCTTCGACATCTGTAAACTTCAGCATAAATGGCGGACTTTTTGAATGCAGGAATACCGATGCAAAAGTGGTTTCTCAGCTGGGACGCATCGCAGAATTTTCAAAGGCGAATGTAAAACTTTCTGGAAATGTTTATTCTGGTGAATTTGAAAAAAAGCTGCGAGGCCTTACTCCGATCTGGGCAGATAAAGACACCTTGATTTTAGAAGATAGTGCAAACGCCTCTCAAGGATTTTAA
- the tmk gene encoding dTMP kinase: protein MILKNFVVFEGIDGSGTSTQIELLKKRKESERFFFTAEPTSLPTGKFLRSILKGEFELSPITTAYLFAADRAEHLYSKNPQNLGIKALCQNGKIVISDRYAFSSLAYQSVSTGEDLPKLLNSTFPLPELLFFFKIDPKISLQRVDSRGQREIYEKADFLEKTEERYQNLVDEYTKKEPGMKIITLDATKSKDKVEKDIWNSLSTLL, encoded by the coding sequence ATGATATTAAAAAACTTTGTAGTCTTTGAAGGCATAGACGGCTCTGGAACTTCCACCCAAATTGAACTCTTAAAAAAAAGAAAAGAATCAGAAAGATTTTTCTTTACCGCAGAACCAACTTCGCTCCCTACTGGAAAATTTTTGCGTTCAATTTTAAAGGGAGAATTTGAATTGTCCCCAATAACAACAGCCTATCTGTTTGCAGCAGACAGAGCAGAACATCTTTATTCAAAAAATCCACAAAATCTTGGAATCAAAGCTCTCTGCCAAAACGGAAAAATCGTAATAAGCGACAGGTATGCATTTTCAAGCCTTGCATATCAAAGCGTCAGCACGGGAGAAGACTTGCCCAAATTGCTCAATTCAACTTTTCCACTGCCAGAGCTTCTTTTTTTCTTTAAAATAGACCCAAAAATAAGTTTGCAAAGGGTCGATTCCAGAGGTCAGCGCGAAATCTACGAAAAAGCAGATTTTTTAGAAAAGACAGAAGAACGCTATCAAAACCTTGTAGACGAATACACAAAAAAAGAACCCGGGATGAAAATCATAACTCTCGATGCGACAAAATCAAAAGACAAGGTTGAAAAAGACATCTGGAACTCGCTTTCGACTTTGCTTTAA
- a CDS encoding low molecular weight protein-tyrosine-phosphatase has protein sequence MRKILFVCHGNICRSPMAEMVMKHLVKMSGLQKEFFIESAACRRDEIGSPIHRGTVSVLKEKEIEFTDHRAVLVKKDDFSFYDLIIAMDEENIRDLTKLADSAERHKIHKMLEYTGQSRDVADPWYTGNFEETWNDIYSGCKALLESLKR, from the coding sequence ATGCGAAAAATATTGTTCGTCTGCCATGGAAATATCTGTCGCTCGCCGATGGCAGAAATGGTTATGAAGCACCTTGTAAAGATGAGCGGTTTACAGAAAGAATTTTTTATAGAAAGCGCCGCTTGCCGCAGGGACGAAATTGGAAGTCCTATTCACAGGGGAACTGTTTCGGTTCTTAAAGAAAAAGAAATTGAGTTTACAGACCACCGCGCAGTTTTAGTGAAAAAAGATGATTTTTCATTTTATGACTTAATCATAGCGATGGATGAAGAAAACATTCGAGATTTGACAAAACTTGCAGATTCAGCGGAACGGCATAAAATCCACAAAATGCTCGAATACACAGGGCAATCACGCGATGTTGCAGACCCTTGGTATACAGGCAATTTTGAAGAAACTTGGAACGACATCTATAGTGGTTGCAAGGCACTTTTGGAAAGCTTAAAAAGATAA
- a CDS encoding 3-dehydroquinate synthase: MQFEEKDISYPPVHPGTDRTFIRFYSGCPDLNSIYYNEDSQNQPKRIFVTDTNVASIPAIKPFIENFRAENYAIPKIQAGLIAKRGKDVLLVIGSGETFKTIENVLSICKAAIDSNAERSAIFVGIGGGVITDLTAFAASIFKRGARCELIPTTLLSMVDAAIGGKTGCDFDDYKNMIGSFFPAQKIHIIPSFIQSLPQNEYRSGLAEVVKTAMLYSSPLFEKLCANPKILTERNSTLVEEMIKICVNAKAKVVEQDLTEKNIRMHLNLGHTFGHALESRAGLGVITHGDAVAWGIVRAAELSNRLGICNHDYLEKVRNAISLFGWETSAIHPVLKGKFANDDDLAHSLLDAMKKDKKNSSSKIKFVLQSDIENTLVTEVEDKNILEVLK, from the coding sequence ATGCAATTTGAAGAAAAAGATATATCTTATCCTCCTGTTCATCCTGGAACAGACAGAACTTTTATCCGTTTTTATAGCGGCTGTCCAGACTTAAACTCAATTTACTACAACGAAGATTCTCAAAATCAACCTAAACGAATCTTTGTAACAGATACAAATGTTGCTTCAATTCCTGCAATAAAACCCTTTATAGAAAACTTTCGAGCAGAAAATTATGCAATTCCAAAGATTCAAGCAGGTCTAATCGCCAAAAGAGGCAAAGACGTTCTTTTAGTTATTGGCAGTGGCGAAACATTTAAAACCATAGAAAACGTGCTTTCAATCTGCAAGGCTGCAATAGATTCAAATGCAGAACGCTCGGCCATTTTTGTTGGAATTGGCGGAGGCGTTATAACAGACTTAACTGCCTTTGCTGCTTCAATCTTTAAAAGAGGCGCAAGGTGCGAGCTCATTCCAACAACCCTGCTTTCAATGGTTGACGCTGCCATTGGCGGAAAAACCGGTTGCGATTTTGACGATTACAAAAACATGATAGGTTCGTTTTTCCCTGCGCAAAAAATTCACATAATTCCATCGTTCATACAAAGTCTTCCTCAAAACGAATACAGGAGTGGTCTTGCAGAAGTTGTAAAAACTGCAATGCTTTATTCATCGCCACTTTTTGAAAAACTCTGTGCAAATCCAAAAATTTTAACAGAAAGAAATTCCACTTTGGTCGAAGAAATGATAAAAATCTGCGTAAACGCAAAAGCAAAAGTTGTAGAACAGGATTTAACAGAAAAAAACATACGCATGCATCTAAACCTCGGGCACACCTTTGGTCATGCACTCGAAAGCCGCGCAGGTCTTGGTGTTATAACACACGGCGATGCAGTTGCTTGGGGAATTGTTCGTGCAGCGGAGCTTTCAAATCGGCTTGGAATCTGCAATCACGATTATTTAGAAAAAGTCCGGAATGCAATCTCGCTTTTTGGCTGGGAAACTAGCGCTATCCATCCTGTTTTAAAAGGAAAATTTGCAAACGATGACGATTTAGCACATTCTCTTTTAGATGCGATGAAAAAAGACAAAAAAAATTCATCATCAAAAATCAAATTCGTGCTTCAAAGCGATATAGAAAACACTCTTGTTACAGAAGTTGAAGACAAGAATATTTTAGAAGTTCTAAAATAA
- a CDS encoding phosphoribosyltransferase, giving the protein MLKEFLPYDTVRNDALKLGHKILQDGFVPDIIYTSLRGGAYMSNVISEYFKLALRGKKPVLYAAVVARSYSDIKQHEAIRIDGWTYSPEFLRPGDKILLVDDIYDSGRTLNFLVEYLLEKGVPRSDIKVVVHDFKNFTYKETLPIKPDYWCRKFDIEKEEDDRWIHYMSHELVGLKSEELEEFYFKNDPELRNVLGPFFK; this is encoded by the coding sequence ATGCTTAAAGAATTTTTACCATACGACACCGTTCGTAATGACGCCTTAAAACTTGGACACAAAATTTTGCAGGATGGTTTTGTCCCAGATATAATATACACTTCTTTGCGTGGCGGTGCTTATATGTCAAATGTTATAAGCGAATATTTTAAACTTGCACTAAGAGGTAAAAAACCTGTTTTGTACGCAGCCGTTGTAGCACGCTCTTATTCCGACATAAAACAGCACGAAGCGATAAGGATTGATGGCTGGACCTATTCTCCAGAATTTTTGCGACCAGGCGATAAAATCCTTTTGGTAGACGACATTTATGATTCAGGAAGAACTTTAAATTTTTTGGTTGAATATCTTCTAGAAAAAGGCGTTCCTCGTTCTGACATAAAAGTTGTTGTTCACGATTTTAAAAATTTTACTTATAAAGAAACTCTTCCTATAAAGCCAGATTATTGGTGTAGAAAATTTGATATAGAAAAGGAAGAAGACGATAGATGGATTCACTATATGAGCCACGAACTTGTTGGCTTAAAAAGTGAAGAGCTTGAAGAATTTTATTTTAAAAATGATCCAGAATTGAGGAATGTTTTAGGACCATTTTTTAAATAA
- a CDS encoding ribonuclease HII, protein MTFVCGLDEAGRGPLAGPVAAGAVILPEDFPFEILNDSKKLSEKKRLQAERVIKEKSCWAVALVENDVIDRINILQASLLAMKNAFEQMCKKLPEWAEKNGILIPLGTETPLLINAIVDGNFCPEISYPCVAEPKADCKYPQVMAASILAKVQRDRIMVEYDKIYSQYGYAKHKGYPTAYHREICRKIGPSPIQRLSFNY, encoded by the coding sequence ATGACTTTTGTCTGTGGCTTAGATGAAGCAGGTCGTGGGCCTTTGGCAGGACCTGTTGCAGCAGGAGCAGTAATCTTACCAGAGGATTTTCCTTTTGAGATTTTAAATGATTCAAAAAAACTTTCAGAAAAAAAACGGTTGCAGGCAGAACGCGTAATAAAAGAAAAATCGTGCTGGGCGGTTGCACTTGTAGAAAACGATGTTATCGATAGAATCAACATCTTGCAAGCGAGTCTCTTGGCTATGAAAAATGCTTTTGAACAGATGTGCAAAAAATTGCCAGAGTGGGCAGAAAAGAACGGCATTTTAATTCCTTTAGGAACGGAAACTCCTTTGCTTATAAATGCGATTGTAGACGGAAATTTTTGTCCTGAAATTTCTTATCCTTGCGTCGCAGAACCAAAAGCGGACTGTAAATATCCTCAAGTTATGGCGGCTTCGATTCTTGCAAAGGTTCAGCGCGACAGGATAATGGTTGAATACGATAAAATCTATTCTCAATATGGCTATGCAAAGCACAAAGGCTATCCCACTGCATATCACAGAGAGATTTGCAGAAAAATCGGACCAAGCCCAATCCAAAGGCTTTCGTTTAATTATTGA
- a CDS encoding DUF3276 family protein, whose protein sequence is MGIRGELYTTEVVLDNRSYFFNVKENRNGDIFLQIVESKKGDGSDFDRHQISIFQEDMQKVLGGLDEALKYIDKEQKNRKKTRSEKKAIKAEKYGAKSQKKVYRRKTDDDKRLPDGIKRTGKVIHIKSKIETPAEE, encoded by the coding sequence ATGGGTATTCGCGGTGAACTTTATACGACAGAAGTTGTCTTGGACAATCGTTCTTATTTTTTTAACGTAAAGGAAAACCGAAATGGAGATATTTTCCTTCAGATTGTCGAAAGCAAAAAAGGCGATGGTTCTGATTTTGACCGGCATCAGATTTCTATTTTTCAAGAAGATATGCAAAAAGTTTTAGGCGGACTTGATGAGGCGCTCAAATATATCGACAAAGAGCAAAAAAATAGAAAAAAAACTCGTTCAGAAAAAAAAGCGATAAAAGCAGAAAAATACGGTGCAAAATCGCAGAAAAAAGTTTATAGAAGAAAAACCGACGACGACAAACGACTTCCAGATGGAATAAAACGCACTGGAAAAGTTATTCACATAAAATCGAAGATTGAAACTCCAGCCGAAGAATAG
- a CDS encoding cysteine desulfurase family protein: MDTSKYFDWAATSPCDKEILKDSFEKSLEFYANPSALHSEGQKAREVFEQARTLCAKSLGVKPEEVFFTSGGTESDHIPLLSLLNREADSQGFRGEIIISAIEHPALREECELLKKQGFSVINVNPDKRGFISAQQIASKINSKTLYICVMAINNETGCIQPIYEIADKISEVSKGKRRPHFHVDAVQAAGKIPLDLSYPGIDSAALSAHKIGGPRGIGVLVLKKNIKPFLTGGGQEKNIRSGTENLFGAIAFSKCLEKYYIQGEGQIAPKDKTYEEKIALLKKQEENTIFFIDELSKIQNCTIVPALRADSSLEIQKRFSPYVIQASFKGIPGKVMLRALDAKGYSISTGSACSAKKQNRPVLAAMNASQEIQDTAVRFSFGHLTNKSDIEGLLNAIKEICKDFF; encoded by the coding sequence ATGGATACTTCTAAATATTTTGACTGGGCTGCAACTTCTCCCTGCGACAAAGAAATTTTAAAAGACTCTTTTGAAAAATCCCTCGAATTTTATGCAAATCCTTCTGCGCTCCACAGCGAAGGTCAAAAAGCAAGAGAGGTTTTTGAACAGGCAAGAACCCTCTGTGCAAAAAGCCTTGGTGTAAAACCAGAAGAAGTTTTTTTTACAAGTGGAGGAACCGAAAGCGACCATATCCCCTTGCTCTCGCTTTTAAACAGAGAAGCGGATTCGCAAGGCTTTCGAGGTGAAATAATCATCAGTGCAATAGAGCATCCAGCCCTTAGAGAAGAATGCGAACTTTTAAAAAAGCAGGGATTTTCTGTCATAAACGTAAATCCGGACAAAAGGGGTTTTATTTCAGCACAACAAATCGCATCCAAAATAAATTCAAAAACTCTCTACATCTGCGTCATGGCGATCAATAACGAAACTGGCTGCATCCAACCGATCTACGAAATTGCAGATAAGATAAGCGAAGTTTCAAAGGGAAAAAGGCGGCCACATTTTCATGTTGATGCAGTTCAAGCAGCAGGAAAAATCCCTCTGGATTTAAGCTATCCCGGAATCGACAGTGCAGCATTAAGCGCACATAAAATTGGAGGTCCTCGCGGAATCGGGGTTCTGGTTTTGAAAAAAAATATAAAACCTTTTTTAACAGGTGGCGGTCAAGAAAAAAATATCCGTTCAGGAACAGAAAATCTCTTTGGCGCAATAGCGTTTTCAAAATGCTTGGAAAAATATTATATACAAGGCGAAGGTCAAATTGCTCCAAAGGATAAAACCTACGAAGAAAAAATTGCACTATTAAAAAAACAGGAAGAAAATACGATTTTTTTTATAGATGAACTATCGAAAATTCAAAACTGCACCATAGTTCCTGCACTAAGAGCAGACTCCTCTCTTGAAATTCAAAAACGATTCAGCCCGTATGTAATTCAAGCGTCGTTTAAAGGGATTCCAGGCAAAGTGATGTTGAGAGCGTTGGACGCAAAAGGCTACAGCATCTCTACAGGGAGTGCCTGCTCTGCAAAAAAACAGAATCGTCCTGTTCTGGCTGCAATGAACGCAAGCCAAGAAATTCAAGACACCGCAGTAAGATTCAGTTTTGGGCATCTTACAAACAAGAGCGATATAGAGGGACTTTTGAATGCCATAAAAGAAATTTGCAAGGATTTTTTCTAA